Proteins encoded within one genomic window of Mesobacillus subterraneus:
- a CDS encoding D-glycero-alpha-D-manno-heptose-1,7-bisphosphate 7-phosphatase — MKKAIFLDRDGVLNEVLSDRVKFVNRPEDFYLLEGAAEAVADLSKAGYEIFVVTNQGGVGLGFLKEKRLQEIHEHMAKMIQEHGGYIKEVAYCPHKPKAGCECRKPNAGMLLDLASRHDIELKGSVMVGDHERDIEAGKKAGCKTVLIGTEETAADEKAPTLQAAVPYILGLLV, encoded by the coding sequence ATGAAGAAAGCAATATTTCTGGACAGAGACGGAGTTCTCAATGAAGTGTTATCTGACCGTGTAAAATTCGTTAACCGTCCTGAAGATTTCTATCTTCTTGAAGGAGCGGCAGAAGCAGTCGCAGATTTGAGCAAGGCTGGCTATGAAATTTTTGTGGTCACCAATCAGGGAGGAGTCGGCCTTGGATTCCTGAAGGAAAAGCGCCTCCAGGAAATCCATGAGCATATGGCAAAGATGATTCAGGAACATGGTGGCTATATCAAGGAAGTTGCCTACTGCCCACATAAACCAAAAGCAGGCTGTGAATGCCGCAAACCAAATGCCGGAATGCTTCTTGACCTTGCCAGCAGGCATGATATCGAATTGAAAGGAAGTGTCATGGTTGGAGATCATGAGCGTGATATCGAAGCCGGTAAGAAAGCAGGCTGCAAAACGGTACTTATCGGAACCGAGGAGACTGCTGCTGATGAGAAGGCTCCTACACTCCAGGCAGCCGTTCCATACATTTTAGGGCTTTTGGTATAA
- a CDS encoding DNA-3-methyladenine glycosylase yields MRIFQALDNEFFQQPTLELVVSLLGCILVKETEEGTAAGMIVETEAYVGPMDKATHSFNNRRTKRTEIMYHESGLAYTYVMHTHTLFNVVSGGKDHPEAVLIRAIEPVEGIHLMVERRGMPESANLTNGPGKLSKAMGINTGDYGHPLTEKPLYISQGLVPESISSGKRIGIDNSGEARDYPWRYWITGNRYVSRHQNAEKIIKVKDVSKNGGTK; encoded by the coding sequence ATGAGAATATTCCAGGCACTTGACAATGAATTTTTTCAGCAGCCCACCCTTGAATTGGTCGTTTCCCTCCTGGGATGCATTTTAGTGAAAGAAACTGAAGAAGGAACAGCCGCAGGCATGATTGTCGAGACAGAAGCCTATGTCGGGCCAATGGACAAAGCGACACACAGCTTTAATAATCGCAGAACAAAAAGGACAGAGATTATGTATCATGAATCCGGCTTAGCTTATACTTATGTTATGCACACCCACACCCTCTTCAATGTTGTCAGTGGAGGGAAGGACCATCCCGAGGCGGTTTTGATCAGGGCCATCGAACCTGTTGAAGGAATACATTTAATGGTTGAGCGCAGAGGCATGCCAGAGTCTGCCAACCTTACCAATGGACCTGGAAAGCTTTCGAAAGCAATGGGCATAAATACAGGCGATTACGGGCATCCCTTAACTGAGAAGCCACTATACATCTCGCAAGGGCTTGTACCTGAGAGCATTTCTTCAGGCAAGAGAATTGGCATCGATAATTCCGGAGAAGCAAGAGACTATCCTTGGCGATATTGGATCACCGGCAATCGCTATGTATCACGACATCAGAATGCTGAGAAAATAATAAAAGTAAAAGATGTTAGTAAAAACGGAGGAACAAAATGA